Below is a genomic region from Mus musculus strain NOD/MrkTac chromosome 4 genomic contig, GRCm38.p6 alternate locus group NOD/MrkTac MMCHR4_NOD_IDD9_1.
GATCAATCCATCCACCTACCAGAAACACACCGTGGACAGCATCCATTTTTTCAGCtaaagcagctgaggcttagaGAATTGCGTGCCCAAGATCACACAGACTGGACATGGCCAAACCCAGACTGACCCTGCCGGTCCTCCATGACCTTCCAGTGACAACTCATGGCTCCTCATCTGCTGCATCCTCATGTCCTTCTGCCTAACCTGCTATCCTCCAGACCCCTGATGCTTGCtcctgactttgaactcagatcctcttgcCTTGGCCTGCTAAGTGCTGAGCTTGCAGACATACACCTCCCAGCTCCTCAgagaacaataataacaacagcagcaacaacattaacaacaacaacaactatgtATCCGAGACAAAACCAAACCCACCAGCCTCCCTTATTACTCTGTTCTCTTTTGGAATTTCATCTTTCTTCAGGACCCTCACAGCCTGATACTACACTACTTTTTCTGTTGATTTGCCCTCTTTCTCGCTGGAATGCAGCCTCTATGAAGACAGGGCTCATGTCTGTCATTTGTACCCAGTCATCCTAGAACTTGATAGCTGAGTGCACAGAGGAAGGATTTTCTAATTGCACTTGGAGCTGAGCCAGATATCCCCGTGCACAGATAGAGGAGGTGGAAACAGGGCAGAGTAACTGCCTGCCCCAGGGTGGAGTTCCTCCCTACCTACAAGCTCCCCACGTGTCCTTACCTCTTAAGGACATTGAGGACACTGATGGGCAGATAACAGAGTGCAAAAACCAGCAGGACTACCATCAGCATCTTAGCCGTCTTCCTCCGAGCTCGCATCTGCTTCACCTCAGCCAGGAAGGCTCGGGCCCGGGGCTGGGGCTCTGTACAGAGGCCCTGGTGCTGAGCCTCCAGTTGTTCCGAGGGCCGTTTCCAGTTCCGCACCAAGGCTGATGTGGTACCAGGGAtctagccaacacacacacacacacacacacacacacacacacacacagaggaaggaaaggTGGATGTCTCCTTGAGAGAGTCATTCCCTATGGTTAGGGCCTAGTGAGCAAGTCAGGGACATACAAGGACACTGCCACATTGCGGGGTTCTGAACACCCCTCTAACTGCTCCCCCATCCTCCTGAGATCTGCAGCTCCGTCTTTGGGACAGGATGAAAAGCTGAGTCATGAAGAGATGTCCATGTCACACTGTAGGGAGCCCTGGGAATCAGGAAGGGCACGGGGAAGGCCTGACACCAGCTCTCTGCCTAGGCAGATGCCTTGCAATCACCCCACAGCCAAGAGGCATGGATCCAGGATGCAAGAAACTAGAGTTTAGAGACTGCTCATACATTTGTGAGCTGTGACTTCTCTAGTCCTTTGCTTTCTTAAGGTAGACCAGCCAGGAAAGGCTCTAACTGGGTATGCCTACATCTCCCAACCCATCTCCCAACCCAGTGCCCTGCATGGCCTAGGCATGGGTAGCACTGTGCAGAACGTACATGATATCCCAGAATGTCACTGAGACCTGTCAGCCCGTGACACGTGTTCTCTCACTGCCTAGATACTGGCTCAGGACTTACTGCCACAGTACAAATGGCTCCTAGCACCCACCTTTCTGTGAACACAATCTCAGCAACCCCACTAAGGCTCCATGTAATGAGGAGAAAGCCAGGCCTGGAACCAGTTGGCCTGGCTGGCCTTAGCAGTCACACTCAGGGGTGGGCAAGAGTGCCTCACTGGGCAAGTGGTCTGAAACTGCAAAGGTTAACATTCTGATCCTAAGCTGAGCTCTGGAGCCTGGCTTGGGTTTTGACCTCTGATTTTCTGCTGGCTAGCTGAGTGCTTTCCGGAGGAGGGAGGGACATTGTGTTGCTTCTCTGGGTCTGTTTTCTCACATTTTTAGGGGGGAGGGGAATAAGATATGGCGGTTAAAGCCGGCTTTATAATCCTAGCTacacaggagactgaggcaggagaattggatGTTCAGTCTAGTCAGACCAACTTAGCAAGACCctgtaacatttttaaaaaggacagaGGGAACCTGGATCAGGGAGAAAGGCTCTGTGCATATTCTTTAGTGCTGGAACACTTGTCTGGCTTATGCCAAAGCCCTGGAAGGTAATTGATTAATTAAAAGAGGCTGCAAGTCACTTTGGGGCCTCCAGCTCCCCACGTCCCTGGGCCTGGCCTCGCTATATTCGCAGTGCAGATAATATGTTCCAATGTCAGGGACCATCTACTCCCTTAGAAAAACAGCTTCCCCCTTCCCAGCCCAGACAGCGACAGCAGATGAGCCTCACCTGGCGGCCCCAGAGCTTGCGGAAGATCTGGAAATAGGCCATAGCCATGAGGCCCAGTGGGGCCAGGTAGGTGACAATGAAAAAGCAGCTGTGATAGATCTTGGGGTAGAGTTCATCTGTAGGTCGCAAGACACAAGGGTCAAGTTCACCCTGGAGGTCCCCGTCTGCCTCAGCAATGCCACCCTGTCCCAACATGAACCAAAGCAAGACCTGGGGACAACTGAATTCACATAAGCACCTTGGGTAGAGAGAGAGCCTAGAATTGCCCAGTCTAGTGGTGCCAGCCTGGAGGGATCCCCAGCTGATGCTCACACTAGAGGAGATACCTACCCTGGGGGTACCCACCCTGAAAATCCCCTGCCCTGGGGGTATACACCTCCAGAAGTGCCCATTACCTGCCCAGTGCTCATCACAGACAGAGAAGAGCCGGGTGCGATTGGCTAGCTCAGGCAGCACGCTGCTGCACTCCATGACAGCAGCCTGGGGCACCATGACAGCCAGCGACACAGCCCAGATGCCCAGGATGGAGCCACGGGCACGGCGAGCTGTGCTCTTGAACAACAGTGGGTGGCAGATGGCATACCAGCGGTCCAGGGCGATGAAGCTGAGAGTCAGCACTGCCACTGACACCGACACAGCCTGCCCCACAGGGACACAACATCAGAGGTAGggcggggcagggggaggggaaacagtTCACAGCCCAGAGCTACCAGTGCAGCAAATCGTGACTCCACCCCTTTGTGCTGTGTGAATTTGGGCAAGTCACTCACCCTCTCTGAGCCTCATCTGCAGAATGGGAATATAGCATCTATCTGGCAGGATGCTGGTGAGAATAAATGAAATCGTGTATGGAAAATGTCCAATTGGAGACCTGACACACACAATGAGACTTTGTGTGGCAAACAGACCTCtccctatttttttctaaataattttttttatgtacattgatgttttgcttgcatgtatgtcagtatgagggtgttggatcccctggaacaggagttacagacagttgtgagatgacatctaggtgctgggaattgaaccgggggcctctggaagagccagtgctcttaacccctgagccatctctcctacccctcctttctctacttttaaAACCTATGAAGTAGGTGTCCTGGTACAGTGAAGAGATGAGACACATGATCTCCATCCACAGAGGGGACCAGTTGGGCAGAAAACCTTAAAGCAGTGTGAAGTCCCTGAGGCATCACTGTCAGCCCGGGAGGTCACCCCTATGCTGTTGGGAAATCTCTCTTGGTCTGAGCGGCACAGATGAATTGACTGGTAGTATAGGTAGGCATTGCCTCCAGGGTGCCCTGTTTCCCAGGATACAGGAAGAGGACCAAGGGCTACTAAGAGGCCGTGGTGGTCTCTGGCTAGTCCTCTTCCTATTCCACTGATATCATCTGGGTGTCCTGGTGTCCAGCGTTGGGGAAGGAGACTAGAGAGAGAATTCTGTTTGTCTCTCTTGGTCCCTACTGGAGTCAGGGAGCAGACCTGTTAAGTGCAGGTCTGTCACTGTGggcttctgtctcttctctgcaTGTGCCTGTGGACCCGAaagtaactctgtgtgtgtgtctgtgtgtgtgtatgtgtctctgtgtgtgtgtggtcaagtttgtctatgtgtgtatgtcggGCTGTGTCTGTGTTCCCAACTGTCCAgcctggtggtttgaatagccCCACAAGAGTCCTAAGCCAGTGTAACTTGACTGAAAGGCAAACAATAAAGTTACTGAAAGCCACCAAGGTCATAGGTTTTGGACAGATGTGGTAGAGGGTGCTGAGGGCCATGGGAGAGCTAACCTGGAGATAGGGAATGACCTTGCACAAAGCCTGGCCGAAGAGCCACGACTCGGTGATGTCCACTAAcaggctggcaggcaggcagatggcAGTCACCAGCACATCTGCCAGGGACAGGTTGACAATGAAGTAGTTGGTGACTGTCCTCATGTGGTGGTTCCGCCACACAGCCAGGCAGACTGCAGAGAGCAGCAAGGTGAGGTGAAGCCAGTTAGCAAAGCCACACACATTCAGGCCCCATCCCGACCTCACCAGCAAGAATGGGTATGAAGGGAAGGCCCAGGACTCCCTCTAGTTCAGAAGAAAACAGACACCTACCCAGGGTATTGCCCACCAAGGCTATGAGGAACACAGCCACGTAGGCTGCAATGAGAACCCACTCGTACTGCTTCGGGTAGAGATAATCGCGCCACAGGTATCGGAGGAACTCGTCCTCATAGTCTGGAGGCAGATGGAAGGGTTCCCCACTACTAGTGGGGACTCCAGGCTGGGCCCCAGGAGTGGCCGAGGGTTCCATGAGTTTAGGAGCCACTTCAGCTGAGGAGAGTCCTGGGctctgtggagaaagagaaactccCACAAGCCCTCAGCCCACTCCTTTCAAAGGCCCTGGTCTTGCCCTCAGGTCTTTGGGGTCTCAGACCAAACTTCCTGAGGGAGAGGAggtagggaagaaaggaaggagggaagaaaggaggggaggaaggaaggaagggaggaagggagggagggagagagggagggaggaaggaaggaaggaaggaaagaaggaaggaaggaaggaaggaaggaaggaaggaaggaaggaaggaaggaaagaagaggacatTAGGGACTTTGTCTACCTCCGTCTCTTTATTCTTAGTCATGGGGTGGGAATGGTGGAGCTAGGCACCTTTTACCTCCCTCCttgagactcagtttccccacccaGTGGTCCAACAGAGTATTAAAGTTACCTACCTTCCAGAGCCACGATGAAGAGTATTGAGCTCTAAGGTTTGGGAACTACTTCACCCAGAGCCTGGTACACCCAGAAGCTGGCCCTCCAGTCAGTATTCGGTATCATTATTAGCAAGCCCTGTTGTGTGGATGGAGAGACGGGAAGCTGAGAGGTTGAGTCCCTTGTTCAAGGTCACAAAGCCAATCCAGGACAGTCTGAGTCCTCCGGCCACCACAGATTTAGGAAGGAAACCCATCCCCAACGACAAATATTCTTTCTTGAGTCAGTCCTCAAGCCTTTTCCCTTGGCTGGGAAAAGGGTGCAGGGAGATATTAAAGACCTAGGTCCCGCCCACTAGACTTGCCAGATCCTCCTCAGTGAGCGTACACGCGCGGGAACGCACAGACCCGCGAAGAGGAGTGCGGGTAAGCACCTTCCTAGGAGAGACGAAAGGAGGATCCTCACGCCAAGAAACAGGCTTCTCAAGACCCCCCTTGCTAGGTCTCCTGGAGTCCCCGGGGCCGAGATGCTCCCCGACGGCCGCCAGGGGTCGCTGAGCCGGTGCGCAGGCCGCTCTCCATTCATAAATCCGGCCTGGCTCAGGCCGCTCCCTCCTCCCTTGCTCAGACCCCTTCTTCCCTTGGCTGGGTAGGGACGACCCCAGATTGGTGTTAAGAGGATGGACAGTCC
It encodes:
- the Hcrtr1 gene encoding orexin receptor type 1 isoform 2 (isoform 2 is encoded by transcript variant 3) codes for the protein MVPQAAVMECSSVLPELANRTRLFSVCDEHWADELYPKIYHSCFFIVTYLAPLGLMAMAYFQIFRKLWGRQIPGTTSALVRNWKRPSEQLEAQHQGLCTEPQPRARAFLAEVKQMRARRKTAKMLMVVLLVFALCYLPISVLNVLKRVFGMFRQASDREAVYACFTFSHWLVYANSAANPIIYNFLSGKFREQFKAAFSCCLPGLGPGSSARHKSLSLQSRCSVSKVSEHVVLTTVTTVLS
- the Hcrtr1 gene encoding orexin receptor type 1 isoform 1 (isoform 1 is encoded by transcript variant 1) — encoded protein: MEPSATPGAQPGVPTSSGEPFHLPPDYEDEFLRYLWRDYLYPKQYEWVLIAAYVAVFLIALVGNTLVCLAVWRNHHMRTVTNYFIVNLSLADVLVTAICLPASLLVDITESWLFGQALCKVIPYLQAVSVSVAVLTLSFIALDRWYAICHPLLFKSTARRARGSILGIWAVSLAVMVPQAAVMECSSVLPELANRTRLFSVCDEHWADELYPKIYHSCFFIVTYLAPLGLMAMAYFQIFRKLWGRQIPGTTSALVRNWKRPSEQLEAQHQGLCTEPQPRARAFLAEVKQMRARRKTAKMLMVVLLVFALCYLPISVLNVLKRVFGMFRQASDREAVYACFTFSHWLVYANSAANPIIYNFLSGKFREQFKAAFSCCLPGLGPGSSARHKSLSLQSRCSVSKVSEHVVLTTVTTVLS